A single region of the Streptomyces caelestis genome encodes:
- a CDS encoding FAD/NAD(P)-binding protein: MSASTEEPALFSVALVGAGPRGTSVLERLCASAPDLLPPGARLTVHVIDPDPPGPGRVWRTDQSPELLMNTVACQVTLFTDDSVDCSGPIRPGPSLYEWARGTLGPDEYPTRADYGRYLEWVFAQVVRDAPPTVRVETHRARAVRLDDTPGGHQALTFDDGRILTGLSAVVLAQGHLPTTADPVQRRLAAHAARHGLRHVPPANPADVDLSAVPPGEPVLLRGLGLNFFDHTALLTTGRGGRFVRDAQGLRYLPSGREPRLYAGSRRGVPYQARGDNAKGAYGRHVPLVLTPEVIAGFRKRADSGEPPDFLAEIWPLIAKEVETVYCAALLRRSGALARQCREFTGHFLSLPHGDPEEAVLLGEFGVTDADRWSWERISRPYAGRDFAHPGEWRDWLLSYLREDAAQAALGNVRGPLKAALDVLRDLRNELRLIVDHGGLAGASRRDHLDRWYTPLNAFLSIGPPRRRIEELAALVEAGVVRVLGPRMEVTEVDGAWAAHSPDVPGSVVRVRTLIEARLPESDLRKTADDLLAGLLRTGQCRPHTVDGYETGGLDVTARPYCLLDRQGVAHTRRFAFGVPTEGVHWVTAAGARPGVDSVMLSDADAVARAALRAVAAESEPQREVNQWPNVELESIQ; this comes from the coding sequence TTGTCTGCCTCGACCGAGGAACCAGCCCTGTTCTCCGTCGCCCTGGTCGGCGCCGGACCGCGCGGGACCAGCGTCCTGGAACGCCTCTGCGCCTCCGCCCCGGACCTCCTCCCGCCCGGAGCCCGGCTGACGGTCCACGTGATCGACCCGGACCCGCCGGGTCCCGGCCGCGTCTGGCGTACCGACCAGTCGCCCGAGCTGCTGATGAACACCGTGGCCTGCCAGGTGACCCTGTTCACCGACGACAGCGTGGACTGCTCGGGCCCGATCCGCCCGGGCCCGAGCCTGTACGAGTGGGCGCGCGGCACGCTCGGCCCGGACGAGTACCCGACCCGGGCGGACTACGGCCGTTACCTGGAGTGGGTGTTCGCACAGGTCGTACGGGACGCGCCGCCGACCGTCCGCGTCGAGACGCACCGGGCGCGCGCGGTACGGCTCGACGACACCCCCGGCGGCCACCAGGCCCTCACCTTCGACGACGGCCGCATCCTGACCGGCCTGTCCGCCGTGGTCCTGGCCCAGGGGCACCTGCCGACGACCGCGGACCCGGTCCAGCGGCGCCTTGCGGCCCACGCCGCACGTCACGGCCTGCGCCATGTCCCGCCCGCCAACCCGGCGGACGTCGACCTGTCCGCCGTACCGCCCGGCGAGCCGGTCCTGCTGCGCGGCCTCGGCCTCAACTTCTTCGACCACACGGCCCTGTTGACGACCGGCCGGGGCGGCCGTTTCGTACGGGACGCCCAAGGCCTGCGCTATCTCCCCTCCGGCCGCGAACCACGGCTGTACGCCGGCTCCCGGCGCGGCGTCCCGTACCAGGCCCGCGGCGACAACGCGAAGGGGGCGTACGGCCGGCACGTTCCGCTGGTCCTCACCCCGGAGGTGATCGCGGGCTTCCGCAAGCGCGCCGACTCCGGGGAGCCGCCCGACTTCCTGGCGGAGATATGGCCGTTGATCGCGAAGGAGGTGGAGACGGTGTACTGCGCCGCGCTGCTCCGGCGGTCAGGAGCCTTGGCGCGACAGTGCCGGGAGTTCACCGGTCACTTCCTGTCCCTACCGCACGGCGACCCCGAAGAGGCCGTACTGCTGGGCGAGTTCGGCGTGACGGACGCCGACCGGTGGTCCTGGGAGCGGATCTCCCGGCCGTATGCCGGACGGGACTTCGCGCACCCCGGCGAGTGGCGTGACTGGCTGCTGTCGTACCTGCGCGAGGACGCGGCGCAGGCCGCCCTGGGCAATGTGCGCGGCCCGCTGAAGGCGGCCCTCGACGTGCTGCGCGACCTGCGCAACGAGCTCCGGCTGATCGTCGACCACGGCGGCCTCGCCGGCGCCTCCCGCCGGGACCATCTGGACCGCTGGTACACCCCGCTCAACGCCTTCCTGTCCATCGGCCCGCCCCGGCGCCGCATCGAGGAGCTGGCGGCCCTGGTGGAGGCGGGGGTGGTGCGCGTGCTCGGGCCGCGCATGGAGGTGACGGAGGTGGACGGAGCCTGGGCGGCGCACTCACCCGACGTGCCGGGTTCGGTCGTCCGTGTGAGAACCCTCATAGAGGCCCGTCTGCCGGAATCCGACCTGCGAAAAACAGCCGACGACCTCCTCGCGGGGCTGCTGCGGACCGGGCAGTGCCGTCCGCACACCGTCGACGGTTATGAGACAGGGGGATTGGATGTGACAGCCCGTCCTTACTGTCTGCTAGACCGCCAAGGCGTCGCGCATACCAGGCGGTTCGCTTTCGGGGTGCCGACGGAAGGCGTGCACTGGGTGACGGCTGCGGGGGCCCGTCCGGGTGTGGATTCGGTCATGCTTTCGGACGCGGATGCGGTGGCGAGAGCGGCTCTACGTGCGGTTGCGGCGGAAAGCGAGCCCCAACGCGAGGTAAACCAGTGGCCAAATGTTGAACTTGAAAGCATCCAATAG
- a CDS encoding alkaline phosphatase D family protein → MAGLRLGPLLRYTDGSSATVWVETNGPCTAAVRCADGSGGTAPTFQIAGHHYALIPVTGLTAGTSTTYEVLLDDTPVWPLPDSPFPPSAIHAPGGEGGLHVAFGSCRWAAPPAGGHDPVGPDALDALATRLVADPESERPDVLLLLGDQVYADETSETTQRWLAARRDLNDPPGNGVADYEEYTHLYYESWLDPRIRWLLSTVPSFMIFDDHDVIDDWNTSDAWLADMRATGWWQERLLSGLMSYWVHQHLGNLSLEELAADPVYEGVRKVPDGTDVLRAFAARADADAATARWSYRRDFGRVRLLMVDSRAARVLAEDHRAMLDPGEEAWLREQVLDSPGSYDHLLLGTSLPWLLPHLVHDAEGWNAALCRGERGERWARLGEKVRRAADLEHWSAFPESFAGLAELIAEAGSGRDAPATVCVLSGDVHHAYIAEPSWPGPGPDARVVQLVCSPVHNSVPLSIRMGFRVGWTAVARALGRCLARHGRLPRPPIGWRKTGGPWFGNQLMTLTLRGRSARLRLEQARAREGEGPRLTTLLDSELAP, encoded by the coding sequence ATGGCCGGACTGCGGCTCGGACCGCTACTGAGGTACACCGACGGCTCGTCCGCGACCGTATGGGTCGAGACGAACGGTCCGTGCACGGCCGCGGTGCGCTGCGCCGACGGCTCCGGCGGCACGGCCCCGACCTTCCAGATCGCGGGCCACCACTACGCGCTGATCCCGGTGACCGGCCTCACGGCCGGGACGTCCACGACGTACGAGGTCCTCCTCGACGACACGCCCGTGTGGCCGCTGCCCGACTCCCCCTTCCCGCCCTCGGCGATCCACGCGCCGGGCGGCGAGGGCGGCCTCCACGTCGCCTTCGGCTCCTGCCGCTGGGCCGCCCCGCCGGCCGGCGGGCACGACCCCGTGGGCCCGGACGCCCTGGACGCGCTGGCCACCCGCCTCGTGGCCGACCCCGAGAGCGAGCGGCCCGACGTCCTGCTGCTGCTCGGCGACCAGGTGTACGCCGACGAGACCTCCGAGACGACCCAGCGCTGGCTGGCGGCCCGCCGCGACCTGAACGACCCGCCGGGCAACGGGGTCGCGGACTACGAGGAATACACACACCTCTACTACGAGTCGTGGCTCGACCCCCGCATCCGCTGGCTGCTGTCCACCGTGCCCAGTTTCATGATCTTCGACGACCACGACGTCATCGACGACTGGAACACCTCCGACGCCTGGCTCGCCGACATGCGGGCCACCGGCTGGTGGCAGGAGCGGCTGCTGAGCGGCCTGATGTCGTACTGGGTCCACCAGCACCTGGGGAACCTCTCACTGGAGGAACTGGCCGCCGACCCGGTGTACGAGGGCGTCCGCAAGGTCCCCGACGGCACCGACGTGCTGCGCGCCTTCGCAGCCCGGGCCGACGCCGACGCGGCCACGGCCCGCTGGAGCTACCGGCGCGACTTCGGGCGCGTACGCCTGCTGATGGTCGACAGCCGGGCGGCCCGGGTCCTCGCCGAGGACCACCGCGCGATGCTCGACCCGGGCGAGGAGGCCTGGCTGCGCGAGCAGGTCCTGGACAGCCCCGGATCCTACGACCACCTCCTCCTCGGCACCTCGCTGCCCTGGCTGCTGCCGCATCTGGTGCACGACGCCGAGGGCTGGAACGCGGCGCTGTGCCGGGGCGAGCGCGGCGAGCGCTGGGCGCGGCTCGGGGAGAAGGTGCGGCGGGCTGCCGACCTGGAGCACTGGTCGGCGTTCCCCGAGTCGTTCGCCGGGCTGGCGGAGCTGATCGCCGAGGCCGGCTCGGGGCGGGACGCCCCGGCGACGGTGTGCGTGCTGTCCGGGGACGTGCACCACGCCTACATCGCCGAGCCCTCGTGGCCCGGCCCGGGCCCCGACGCCCGGGTGGTGCAGCTCGTCTGCTCGCCCGTCCACAACTCCGTCCCCCTGTCGATCCGGATGGGCTTCCGCGTCGGCTGGACCGCGGTGGCACGCGCGCTCGGCCGCTGCCTCGCCCGGCACGGACGCCTCCCCCGGCCGCCGATCGGCTGGCGCAAGACGGGCGGCCCCTGGTTCGGCAACCAGCTGATGACGCTGACCCTGCGCGGCCGTTCGGCGCGGCTGCGACTGGAGCAGGCCCGGGCGCGGGAGGGCGAGGGCCCACGCCTGACGACGCTCCTGGACTCCGAGCTTGCCCCCTGA
- a CDS encoding TMEM165/GDT1 family protein: MISLTVTAVVFGVVFLAELPDKTALAGLVLGTRYRASYVFAGVAAAFALHVALAVAAGSVLTLLPQQLVHALTGVLFLGGAAMLLLQKGGADGDAEVRKPENQSFWKVSGAGFMLILVAEFGDLTQIMTANLAARYDDPLSVGLGAVLALWAVAGIGIVGGKALMRKVPLRLITQIAALVMLALGVWSLWEALTG; this comes from the coding sequence TTGATCAGCCTGACCGTGACGGCCGTCGTCTTCGGCGTCGTCTTTCTCGCCGAACTGCCGGACAAGACCGCCCTGGCCGGACTCGTCCTCGGCACCCGCTATCGCGCCTCCTACGTCTTCGCCGGTGTCGCCGCCGCGTTCGCGCTGCATGTCGCGCTCGCCGTCGCGGCCGGCAGCGTGCTGACGCTGCTGCCGCAGCAGCTCGTGCACGCGCTCACGGGTGTGCTCTTCCTGGGCGGGGCCGCGATGCTGCTGCTGCAGAAGGGCGGGGCCGATGGCGACGCGGAGGTCCGCAAGCCGGAGAACCAGTCCTTCTGGAAGGTCTCGGGCGCCGGCTTCATGCTCATCCTGGTCGCCGAGTTCGGCGATCTCACGCAGATCATGACGGCGAACCTGGCCGCCCGCTACGACGACCCGCTCTCCGTCGGCCTGGGCGCGGTGCTCGCGCTGTGGGCGGTGGCCGGGATCGGCATCGTCGGCGGAAAGGCGCTGATGAGGAAGGTGCCGCTGCGGCTGATCACACAGATCGCGGCGCTGGTGATGCTGGCTCTCGGGGTGTGGAGTCTGTGGGAGGCCCTGACCGGATGA
- a CDS encoding FmdB family zinc ribbon protein encodes MPRYEYRCRTCGDTFELSRPMAESSAPAACPSGHDDTVKLLSTVAVGGSASAPAPAPRAGGGGGGCCGGGCCG; translated from the coding sequence ATGCCTCGCTACGAGTACCGCTGCCGGACCTGCGGCGACACCTTCGAACTCAGCCGTCCCATGGCGGAGTCCTCCGCTCCCGCGGCATGCCCCTCCGGTCACGACGACACCGTGAAGCTCCTCTCCACCGTCGCGGTGGGCGGCTCGGCCTCCGCCCCGGCCCCGGCACCCCGCGCGGGCGGCGGCGGTGGCGGCTGCTGCGGAGGCGGCTGCTGCGGCTGA
- a CDS encoding DUF4097 family beta strand repeat-containing protein has translation MARTTRTSGTTTRPVSARAVAVAGAVVVLVAGLSACGASAGDDTEPDHRSFGLQGRTLTVASDDSALEIVAADSNPAGRIEVTRWFQGSVVVGKDPKATWSMRDDRLVLRLKCSGVVVDCSAKHRIEVPRGVSVKVQDGDGSVRARGFRDPLSIRTGDGSVRVTGSTGPLNIRTGDGSVRVTDTTGPLRMRTGDGSIRASVSSRDVRAHTGDGSVRLELGAVPDRVESRSGDGSVTIAVPKAAYRVTAETGDGGVDVSVPRDESSSHVVSARTGDGKVTVRTAN, from the coding sequence ATGGCCCGTACCACTCGTACCAGCGGCACCACCACACGCCCAGTCTCTGCCCGCGCGGTCGCCGTCGCCGGTGCCGTCGTGGTGCTCGTCGCCGGTCTCAGCGCCTGTGGCGCGTCCGCCGGGGACGACACCGAGCCCGACCACCGGTCCTTCGGCCTCCAGGGCCGCACGCTCACCGTCGCCTCCGACGACTCGGCCCTCGAGATCGTCGCCGCCGACTCGAACCCGGCGGGCCGGATCGAGGTCACCCGGTGGTTCCAGGGCTCGGTCGTCGTCGGCAAGGATCCCAAGGCCACCTGGTCCATGCGGGACGACCGGCTGGTGCTGCGGCTGAAGTGCTCCGGCGTCGTCGTCGACTGCTCGGCCAAGCACCGCATCGAGGTACCGCGCGGCGTCAGCGTGAAGGTCCAGGACGGCGACGGCAGCGTGCGCGCCCGCGGCTTCCGGGACCCGCTGAGCATCCGCACGGGCGACGGTTCGGTCCGTGTCACCGGCTCCACCGGCCCCCTGAACATCCGCACGGGCGACGGCTCCGTCCGCGTCACCGACACCACCGGCCCCCTGCGGATGCGCACCGGCGACGGATCCATCCGGGCGAGCGTCTCCTCCCGTGACGTCCGCGCGCACACCGGTGACGGCTCGGTCCGTCTGGAACTCGGCGCCGTACCGGACCGCGTGGAGTCCCGCAGCGGCGACGGTTCCGTGACCATCGCGGTGCCCAAGGCCGCCTACCGCGTGACCGCCGAAACCGGTGACGGCGGCGTGGATGTGTCCGTCCCCCGCGACGAGAGCAGCTCCCATGTGGTGTCCGCCCGCACCGGCGACGGCAAAGTGACGGTCCGAACGGCGAACTAA
- a CDS encoding DedA family protein gives MTAIAADAGPQWVNDLMDALGAPGAGLAIALENLFPPLPSEVILPLAGFAASSGRMSLLAVLLWTTAGSVIGALALYGIGALLGRDRTVAMAARLPLVKVSDIERTEAWFLRHGTKAVFFGRMVPIFRSLISVPAGVERMRLPLFLGLTTLGSALWNTAFVLAGYSLGANWHRVTDIVSTYSKVVLAVAALAVLVFIALRLLRRPQGARGCDDVRLRRGARQATTHPHPHPHPHPHNHRTPRALRRHPEPSAEVPAGSAPPQGPPAREAP, from the coding sequence ATGACAGCCATCGCAGCGGACGCCGGGCCGCAGTGGGTCAACGACCTGATGGACGCGCTGGGGGCGCCGGGCGCCGGTCTCGCCATCGCCCTGGAGAACCTGTTCCCGCCGCTGCCCAGCGAGGTGATCCTGCCCCTCGCCGGATTCGCCGCGAGCAGCGGCCGGATGAGCCTGCTCGCCGTCCTGCTGTGGACAACGGCCGGCTCGGTGATCGGCGCGCTCGCGCTGTACGGCATCGGTGCGCTGCTCGGCCGTGACCGGACGGTGGCGATGGCGGCCCGGCTGCCGTTGGTGAAGGTCTCCGACATCGAGCGGACGGAGGCGTGGTTCCTGCGGCACGGCACCAAAGCGGTGTTCTTCGGCCGGATGGTCCCGATCTTCCGCAGCCTCATCTCCGTGCCGGCGGGCGTGGAGCGCATGCGCCTGCCGCTGTTCCTGGGGCTGACCACGCTGGGCAGCGCGCTCTGGAACACGGCGTTCGTGCTGGCGGGCTACTCCCTCGGCGCGAACTGGCACCGGGTGACGGACATCGTCTCCACATACTCCAAGGTGGTCCTCGCCGTGGCAGCGCTCGCGGTGCTGGTGTTCATAGCCCTACGGCTGCTGCGACGCCCCCAAGGGGCGCGGGGCTGTGACGATGTGCGGCTCCGCCGCGGGGCGCGACAAGCCACAACACACCCGCACCCGCACCCGCACCCGCACCCGCACAACCACCGCACCCCCCGAGCTCTCAGGCGGCACCCCGAACCGTCCGCAGAAGTTCCCGCAGGATCCGCTCCCCCGCAAGGACCCCCCGCTCGGGAAGCGCCCTGA
- a CDS encoding DUF2277 domain-containing protein codes for MCRSIKTLRPPAMPEEATEADIRAAALQYVRKVSGFRAPAAHNQEVFERAVETIAQATAELLDGLEIRGAGAQRAS; via the coding sequence ATGTGCCGGAGTATCAAGACCCTGCGTCCGCCCGCGATGCCCGAAGAGGCCACGGAGGCGGACATCCGGGCTGCCGCGTTGCAGTACGTGCGGAAGGTTTCGGGCTTCCGCGCCCCCGCCGCTCACAACCAGGAGGTGTTCGAACGCGCCGTGGAGACCATCGCGCAGGCCACGGCCGAACTGCTGGACGGGCTGGAGATCCGTGGCGCCGGGGCCCAGCGGGCGAGCTAG
- a CDS encoding DoxX family protein — translation MTARLNGAQPYALGLFRIVIGLLFACHGAVALFGVLGGVDGKGGTAATGAWPNWYAAVIELVGGILVLLGLGTRAAAFISSGAMAYAYFKVHQPQGLWPIENQGEGAAMYCWSMFLLIFTGSGAFGVDRLLARRTSAQGRQSTDQTPVVA, via the coding sequence ATGACCGCACGCCTCAATGGCGCGCAGCCGTACGCGCTCGGGCTGTTCCGGATCGTCATCGGCCTGCTCTTCGCCTGCCACGGCGCCGTCGCGCTCTTCGGTGTCCTCGGAGGTGTGGACGGCAAGGGCGGCACCGCGGCGACGGGCGCCTGGCCGAACTGGTACGCGGCCGTCATCGAACTCGTCGGCGGCATCCTGGTGCTGCTCGGCCTGGGCACCCGCGCCGCCGCGTTCATCTCCTCCGGCGCGATGGCGTACGCGTACTTCAAGGTCCACCAGCCGCAGGGCCTGTGGCCGATCGAGAACCAGGGCGAGGGCGCGGCCATGTACTGCTGGTCGATGTTCCTGCTGATCTTCACGGGTTCCGGTGCGTTCGGCGTGGACCGGCTGCTGGCCAGGCGCACGTCGGCGCAGGGACGGCAGTCCACGGACCAGACACCGGTGGTGGCCTGA
- the cpt gene encoding chloramphenicol phosphotransferase CPT — MTTQVIVVNGGSSSGKSGIVRCLQEVLPDPWLAFGVDSFVEALPAKTQGSDGGITFAADGGVSVGAEFRALDAAWTEGIAAMARAGARIIVDDVFLGGPHSRQRWQKALAGLDVLWVGVRCDGAVAAGREIARGDRVRGMAASQAHLVHEGVSYDVEVDTTHTESLECARTIAAHV, encoded by the coding sequence GTGACCACTCAGGTGATCGTTGTCAACGGCGGTTCGAGCTCCGGCAAGTCCGGGATCGTGCGGTGCCTGCAAGAGGTGCTGCCTGACCCGTGGCTGGCCTTCGGCGTCGACTCGTTCGTGGAGGCGCTGCCCGCGAAGACGCAGGGCTCCGACGGAGGGATCACCTTCGCGGCGGACGGCGGCGTGAGCGTGGGCGCGGAGTTCCGCGCACTGGACGCGGCCTGGACCGAGGGCATCGCCGCGATGGCCCGCGCCGGCGCCAGGATCATCGTCGACGACGTCTTCCTCGGCGGACCGCACTCCCGGCAGCGCTGGCAGAAGGCCCTGGCCGGACTCGACGTGCTGTGGGTCGGCGTCAGGTGCGACGGCGCGGTCGCCGCGGGGCGTGAGATCGCCCGGGGCGACCGGGTCCGGGGCATGGCCGCGTCACAGGCACACCTGGTCCACGAGGGCGTGAGCTACGACGTGGAGGTGGACACCACACACACCGAGTCCCTGGAGTGTGCGCGCACCATCGCCGCCCATGTCTGA
- a CDS encoding peptidoglycan-binding protein, translating into MEQPNGNPCPECGTPRQPDNTPSCTCAHRTADALRDARTTEAAAAADFDPLRIRPYVELTPDPPARSPENEGTPGRPSANGPAKPPHAEVLHAEAPAQAGEGALRQTQADRPAASPHADSSHVHAPGRTTDDAPRRSPGRAADGTPSPSRNLPAEPPRTDGPPPAAEGAPRRPLTNPGQASGTEGAAPPPSPADATMPLRPVDPVDPDATTVLPVSPATSVLPAAAPAPSVLPTPLSPAATEPSVTDLRLFDGAGGPGRGVPEGDETDRRPRRRRRTALLATAAGACVAVVAAAGLASGLFSYEAPSRNSALPDDLRASVPDAPSSSAASTPPAGSAPATPSAPVAPPPAPSATGSPSASPSPSAPSASPSPSRSATPSAPLTSATATGPENGPPDSSRQISGPAVLRLGDRGPEVTELQFRLRQLYLYDEDTDGDYDSRLEDAVRTYQWSRGIQTDDLGVYDRETRAKLESETKEP; encoded by the coding sequence GTGGAACAGCCGAACGGCAACCCGTGCCCGGAGTGCGGCACGCCCAGACAGCCGGACAACACCCCGTCCTGCACCTGCGCCCACCGCACCGCAGACGCCCTCCGCGACGCCCGCACGACCGAAGCGGCGGCAGCGGCGGACTTCGACCCACTCCGGATCCGCCCGTACGTCGAACTCACGCCCGACCCGCCCGCGCGGTCCCCTGAGAACGAGGGCACCCCGGGACGCCCCTCTGCGAACGGCCCGGCCAAGCCCCCGCACGCGGAGGTCTTACACGCCGAGGCCCCCGCCCAAGCGGGAGAAGGCGCCCTGCGGCAAACCCAGGCGGACCGTCCGGCCGCCTCCCCGCACGCGGATTCCTCGCACGTCCACGCCCCCGGGCGGACGACCGACGACGCCCCGCGACGGAGCCCCGGGCGGGCGGCCGACGGCACCCCGTCCCCGTCCCGGAACCTCCCTGCGGAGCCCCCGCGCACGGACGGCCCGCCACCGGCGGCCGAAGGCGCCCCACGGCGGCCCCTGACGAACCCCGGGCAAGCCTCAGGCACCGAAGGTGCCGCACCACCGCCCTCCCCCGCCGACGCGACCATGCCCCTGCGCCCGGTGGACCCGGTCGACCCGGACGCGACCACCGTGCTGCCGGTCTCCCCGGCCACTTCCGTGCTGCCGGCCGCCGCCCCGGCCCCCTCCGTCCTCCCGACACCCCTGAGCCCCGCCGCGACCGAACCCAGCGTCACGGACCTGCGCCTTTTCGACGGCGCGGGGGGACCGGGCCGGGGCGTGCCGGAAGGCGACGAGACAGACCGCAGGCCCCGGCGCCGGAGGCGTACCGCGCTGCTCGCCACGGCCGCCGGGGCGTGTGTCGCCGTGGTGGCCGCGGCCGGGTTGGCGAGCGGGCTGTTCTCCTACGAGGCGCCGTCCCGGAACTCCGCGCTGCCGGACGACCTTCGGGCGAGCGTGCCGGACGCCCCGTCGAGCAGCGCGGCGTCCACGCCACCGGCGGGGAGCGCACCGGCCACGCCGTCGGCCCCCGTCGCGCCGCCGCCGGCGCCGTCGGCCACCGGGAGCCCGTCGGCCTCCCCGTCGCCGTCCGCGCCGAGCGCCTCGCCGAGCCCGTCGCGGTCGGCCACCCCGTCGGCGCCCCTGACGTCCGCCACGGCCACCGGTCCGGAGAACGGGCCCCCGGACAGCTCCCGCCAGATCAGCGGCCCCGCCGTCCTGCGTCTCGGCGACCGCGGCCCGGAGGTCACCGAACTCCAGTTCCGGCTGCGCCAGTTGTACCTCTACGACGAGGACACCGACGGCGACTACGACAGCCGGCTGGAGGACGCCGTCCGCACCTACCAGTGGTCACGCGGCATCCAGACCGACGATCTCGGCGTCTACGACCGGGAGACGCGGGCGAAGCTGGAGTCGGAAACCAAGGAGCCGTGA
- a CDS encoding HAD-IA family hydrolase, with product MTATAVLTARALLLDMDGTLVNSDASVERVWRRWSERHGLDGDEVMKVVHGRQGYASMALLLPGRPMEQNYADNARMLAEETADTEGVVPISGAPEFLASLRGLPHALVTSADVPLSTARMAAAGLELPEVRVTAESVGASKPDPEGFLKGAAELGVAPADCVVFEDSGAGIAAGRAAGMTVVGVGPRAAFHAPDVVVDDLTRVRVEAVGDGTIRLYVG from the coding sequence ATGACGGCCACCGCCGTGCTCACCGCCCGCGCCCTCCTGCTGGACATGGACGGCACCCTCGTCAACTCCGACGCCTCGGTCGAACGCGTCTGGCGGCGCTGGTCCGAGCGGCACGGTCTCGACGGGGACGAGGTCATGAAGGTCGTCCACGGGCGGCAGGGATACGCGTCGATGGCGCTGCTGCTGCCCGGCCGGCCGATGGAGCAGAACTACGCGGACAACGCCCGGATGCTCGCCGAGGAGACGGCCGACACCGAGGGTGTCGTCCCGATCTCCGGGGCGCCGGAGTTCCTCGCCTCGCTGCGGGGGCTGCCGCACGCGCTCGTGACCTCCGCCGACGTTCCGCTCTCGACCGCGCGGATGGCCGCGGCCGGGCTGGAGCTGCCCGAGGTGCGGGTGACCGCGGAGTCCGTCGGCGCGAGCAAGCCCGACCCCGAGGGCTTTCTGAAGGGCGCCGCCGAGCTGGGTGTGGCGCCCGCGGACTGTGTGGTGTTCGAGGACTCCGGGGCCGGGATAGCGGCCGGGCGCGCTGCCGGGATGACGGTGGTCGGGGTCGGGCCCCGGGCCGCGTTCCACGCGCCGGACGTGGTGGTGGACGACCTCACGCGGGTGCGCGTGGAGGCGGTGGGGGACGGGACGATCCGGCTGTACGTCGGATGA
- a CDS encoding DedA family protein, with translation MLEQVGSLFGSPWIYAVVALSVLLDVFLPVLPSGVLVITAATAAAAAGSAADVPDILALILCAATASVLGDLAAYRLAWRGGDRLDRAISRSRRLTTAQERLGTALARGGGALVVLARFAPAGRSVVSLGAGAAHRRARDFLPWSALAGLTWATYSVALGWFGAHWLGASWLGTVVSVGALFGAGAGAAYLMRREPRPS, from the coding sequence GTGCTGGAGCAAGTGGGGTCGCTGTTCGGCAGCCCATGGATCTACGCGGTGGTGGCCCTGTCGGTCCTGCTCGACGTGTTCCTGCCGGTGCTGCCCAGCGGCGTGCTGGTGATCACGGCGGCGACGGCGGCGGCGGCCGCGGGGTCGGCGGCCGACGTGCCCGACATCCTGGCGCTGATCCTCTGCGCGGCCACCGCCTCCGTCCTGGGCGACCTGGCCGCCTACCGCCTGGCCTGGCGCGGCGGCGACCGTCTGGACCGGGCGATCTCCCGCTCCCGGCGCCTGACCACCGCGCAGGAACGTCTCGGCACCGCCCTCGCGCGGGGCGGCGGCGCCCTCGTCGTCCTCGCCCGCTTCGCGCCCGCCGGCCGCTCGGTCGTCTCCCTCGGCGCGGGCGCCGCCCACCGCCGCGCCCGCGACTTCCTCCCCTGGTCGGCCCTGGCGGGTCTCACCTGGGCCACGTACAGCGTCGCCCTCGGCTGGTTCGGCGCCCACTGGCTGGGCGCGAGCTGGCTGGGGACGGTTGTGTCGGTGGGGGCGCTGTTCGGGGCCGGGGCGGGGGCGGCGTACCTGATGCGCAGGGAGCCGCGGCCGTCGTAG
- a CDS encoding HNH endonuclease family protein: MPKFYARRRLSILAGLTGLIASAGLLNGPAASAALPTPVSGATARTYLASLTVATEDRTGYNRDLFPHWITQSGACNTREVVLKRDGTNVVQDSSCAATSGSWYSPYEGATWSAASDVDIDHLVPLAEAWDSGADSWTTSRRQSFANDLTRPQLIAVTDNVNQAKGDQDPATWMPSRTTYRCTYVRAWVQVKYYYGLSVDSAEKSALQNYLANC, encoded by the coding sequence ATGCCAAAGTTCTACGCGCGTCGACGGCTCAGCATACTCGCGGGCCTCACCGGTCTCATAGCCTCGGCCGGCCTTCTCAACGGCCCGGCCGCCTCCGCAGCCCTGCCCACCCCCGTCAGCGGGGCCACCGCCCGCACCTACCTCGCCTCGCTCACCGTGGCCACCGAGGACCGCACCGGCTACAACCGCGACCTCTTCCCGCACTGGATCACCCAGTCCGGCGCCTGCAACACCCGCGAGGTCGTCCTCAAGCGCGACGGCACGAACGTCGTCCAGGACTCCTCCTGCGCCGCCACCAGCGGCAGCTGGTACTCCCCCTACGAGGGAGCGACCTGGTCCGCCGCCTCCGACGTCGACATCGACCACCTGGTCCCGCTGGCCGAGGCCTGGGACTCCGGCGCCGACTCCTGGACGACCTCCCGCCGCCAGTCCTTCGCCAACGACCTGACCCGCCCGCAGCTCATCGCGGTCACCGACAACGTCAACCAGGCCAAGGGCGACCAGGACCCGGCCACCTGGATGCCCTCCCGGACGACGTACCGCTGCACCTACGTCCGCGCCTGGGTCCAGGTGAAGTACTACTACGGCCTCTCGGTCGACTCGGCCGAGAAGTCCGCGCTCCAGAACTACCTCGCGAACTGCTGA